ATTTGATGATTATTGTTGGAGGAGTTGGTTCTGGAAAAACAACGTTTATACATAGATACTTTAAGTCGATACTGCCCCAAACATTAAGAGCGCAAGTTATTTGGTTATATATTGATTTTACTCAACAGTCAAGTGAATCTATTGATGTTAAAAACTATATCCTTAAGGAAATTCTTCAGCAATTAAGAGAACGATACAGCTTTCTAAATATTGATGGTTGGGAAACTTTACAGGAAATATATCGTTCTGAAATAGTTAGAATGCAAAATGGCGTATTAAAGCCATTGTTTGAGCAGAATAAAACAGATTTTGACATTAAAGTATCCGAGCATTTGCTAAATAAGACTTTAAACGAAGCTCAGTTCTGTGAAGATGTTTTGAAATTTTTATCTATGAACCAACGCTATAAAAAAATGATATGTCTTACAATTGATAATGCAGACCAACTTAGTGAAGAGTTTCAAAAAAAATGTGTAACTGCAGCTTATGATTTTTCAAAAAGAATTAATAGTCTTATTTTGCTATCTATGAGAGAAGATTCTTATTGGCGGTTAAGAAATACAAAGCCTTTCGATGCATATAATTGCTATGCATATCATATCTCTGCTCCCTCGGTCTCGGCAATTTTAGCAAAAAGAATTGAAGCTGCTATTAGACGTGTAGGAAAGCAAATGTTGTATCTTAATAGTGAGAATGGTATAAGATGCGAAATCAAAACAGAAAACTTCTTAAATATAATAAAAGAGTCGCTATACCAAAAAAATGATACAATTAATATCGAATTATTTGAGGCATTATCAGCGGGCAATTTAAGATTAGCAGCTGACCTTTTAGGAACTTTTTTGACTTCTGGGCATACAAATACACGTGAATATATAGAGATTTATTTAACACAAGGTAATTATAAAATTCCGTTTCACGCTTTTGTCAGAAGTATAGCTTTAGGGGATTATATGTATTATCATTCTGATAAAAGCTTAATGCTTAATATGTTTACTATTGATGACGATGGATTTTATTCTCATTTTACTAAAGTTCGAATTCTCTATTACTTAAGTGAGAAGAAAAGCTTGGATAGTCCTGCTGGTAAAGGATATTTTAATGTAGACAGATTATACGATGTTTTTAATGATGTTTGTAAAAGTCAGTTTAGTTTTAGAGAAATAATTACCCCCTTACTCAGAAGACGATTAATACAGGCTGACAATGGTGTCAATAATAGCGGGCATGATGCTCAATATGTAAAATTAACATCGTCAGGTTATTATTATATTACTGTGTTAATGAAGAACTTTGCATATTTGGAGAGACTTTGTGAAGATACGCATATTCATTCTATGGAGTATTTCAGAAAGATGCATGAGATTACAGACAAACTAGTCACCTATGAGTATCCTAAGCAGTCTTTAGAATGGCGTTTAAAGCGTGTACTGATTTTCTTGGAGTACTTAAAAGAAGAGGAGAGTAAAGATCTGCCATTTTTAGAGAACACTCCAAGCAGTATGATTACTGATGAAATTATTAGGTGCTTTACCCAGCAGTCTGATGCTATGTTGAAGAAATCTAAAAGGATACCAAAATAGCTAGCATCTTTGTTCGGGCAGCTGTGGCTAGGTGAATGATTGCATAACACAGGCATCGCCTCTCGTAAAATGAAATATGCATAAGCATTGCATCTTCAGAAGAAAGACTGAACTTCTTGTATAGTTGCGTAAATCCTTATGTCTAGAAAGGCAACATATCTGTATATTACATTTTACGATTACAATGGGGAGGGGTGGGGCTTCCAAATGGGGGTAGCCATTTCTCACACATGTACGACATTAATCCTAGAGCATTCAAATATAAATGGCTTAAAAAATTTTTCTCAATTTTTTGTAACTCGGGGTAGACCTTGTATGGGACTTTAATATTGAGAGATAACGAGAGGCCGCCTTCTCTTGAAGGGGGTTTTTCTTATTCCTTTGCCCTGTCGTTCAAAACCTATTGGACTTGGTATGTTTAAAAATAAATGAGTATGCTGAGATTTTTACAATTGGAAAAAAGAGTCATTCGGGGGATTACAAGCGAAATGACGGAAATTGGGGTAAACCCTATCTATACTATTATTATAGGACTTCCCTTACTTACGTCAAAATTAGTTAGGAGATTTTTATTGCTTGTACGCTTCTATAGAATGGAAAAGTACTTCTTGTGTAGTCTCGCCAGAGGCCTTGAGCTTACCTGGAGTTAGGCGGGCAAAGGGATTCGAACCCTCGACAGCGTAGCCTTTCGTAGAAAGGGTATGCGATAACACGCTTGTATATTTATGCTGTCTTATGCAAGAGGGAGGTTGCTTTGGGAAGCGGGTAAGAAATGCCTCCCGTGCCTTGATTTCGCTGAATTTCTATGGTATGATTATTTGCGTTGGGTAGTATACCTCAGAGTATACATTTTGGACTGTGAGTCTGAAACCCTTGTGTTTCCTAATAGGTGCGGGCGTAGCTCAGTGGTAGAGTACCGGCTTCCCAAGCCGTGGGTCGAGGGTTCGAATCCCTTTGCCCGCTCCAGGTAATTCAAGCCTTTCGGCAATTGTGTCGGAAGGCTTTTTCTGACTCTCAGAATCTATGAGGATCAAGGTGCCGCGAAGCCTTAAAACGCAACGGAACGGACGCTAGCGCTACGAAACGCGCAAGCGCCACTAAGGACTATTTTAAAATCTTAACTAATTACCCCTTTACTATTTCATCTAACTAAAGTATAATAACATTATCGATTGCAATTATGCATGATATTTAACTGGAGGGGTTTATATGAAAAAGATAATTGGACTGGTGCTATTGGTGATTATGGCTGGTGCGATCTTTGCAGGTTGCGGCGGTGCGGATACGAAAGCGCCAGCAGCACAGACGAAGAAAAAGATTGTCATCGGTTTAGATGACAGCTTCCCGCCGATGGGCTTTAGAGATGATAAGAATAACATCGTCGGGTTTGATATCGATATGGCTAAAGAAGCTGCAAAAAGACTGAATGTCGAGGTCGAGTTCAAGCCGATCGACTGGAGCGCTAAGGAAATGGAACTGAACGGCAAACGCATTGATGCCTTATGGAATGCCATGAATATAACTGAAGAACGCAAAAAGAACGTGCTGTTCAGTGACCCGTACATGGAAAGCAAACAACTGATTTTCGTGCTGGCCGGTTCCCCGATTAAAGGTGCTGCCGACCTGGCCGGTAAAGCCGTTGGTGTTCAGGAATCCAGCATTGGTGATGAAGTAGTGTCAAAGGACGCTAAGCTGAAGGCTTCCTTAAAAGATCTTAAAAAGTATCCTGACTGTATTGCTGCATTTCTTGATCTTAAAGCAGGCCGAATAGATGCTATTGTTACTGATGAAATACTGGGCAGATACTACATGTCCAAAGAAGCTGGCAAGTATGTAGCCATTGAAAAGCCGATGGGTGAAGTGGGTGTCTATGGCGTTGGCTTCAGAAAAGATGATAAAGAACTTCGTGATAAAGTGCAGGCTGCACTCAATGAAATGAAGAAAGACGGGACATCGGCAAAAATATCTAAACAATGGTTTGGTGCAGACATTGTAAGGTAATTTTGCTCCAGGTAAATCAAGCCTTCCGGCATTGCCGGAAGGCTTGATTATTGTTGAGGCGGAAGAGCCAGTCAGCTAGGGACCTCTTATTAGCCGCGAAAACGCGAAGGGCGCTATGCGCCTGCGCTAAGGGAACGCGAGAAAAAGGGATAATATGCGCACAGGTGAGATTCTCTGTCGCTTGGTTTGTCCCTCTTTGCAAAGGGGACAAGCACTAACAATCATACCTTATCCGTAGCAGGAGATTCTTTTGCTTAGCTGGAAGTACCTGTAGATTGTCTGCTAAAACGAGAGGAGAGATCATCCTGAATAAGTACGAGCGGTTAAAGCAACAAATTGCCTTCATTGTTGAGATCGACAAAATGAAGAGCATTTACCGTCAAAACTATATCACCCAGGGATCACGTAATGAGACCGACGCCGAACATTCGTGGCATTTGGCGGTCATGGCGATGCTGTTGGCGGAGCACACCGACATGGTCGTCGATCCAGTCCGAGCGCTAAAAATGGTTCTGGTCCATGACTTAGTAGAAATCGATGCAGGCGATACCTATTGTTACGATCAGCAAGGCTTGCTTGATAAAGAAGAGCGGGAAGAGAAGGCGGCTGAGCGGTTGTTTGGCATGCTGCCGCCGGATCAGGCTGATGAGTTCACAACGCTTTGGCAAGAATTCGAAGCAAGAGTTACGCCGGAGGCGCGGTTCGCCGACGCGATTGACCGGCTGCAGCCATTACTGCTGCAATATCACACTGACGGGCGGTCATGGCATGAGCATGGCATATCCAGCAGCAAAGTGGTGGAACGGAATAAGCGGACGAAAGAGATTTCGGCAGACTTGGCAACGCTGGTTGACGAAATCATCGAAGATTCTATCAGGCAAGGTTTTCTGCCGCGATAGCGATTAGATACGTTTTGCCACGAAGGGAACGGAGTGACACGGAGATTCTGTAGGTAGAAATGATTGGCCACGAAAACGCGAAAGGCGCTGTGCGCCTGCGCTAAGGGAACCTACAACAAGAAACGATATGCGTAAGTCTTCTGCAATGAGAATGCTAACCGTCCATAGTGGCGCTAGTGGCGTTTGTGCAGCTTGTGCTACGCAATCTTATTTCCCGAAGACCGTCGCACAACTGTTTTTCTTAACCTTCCAGCTTTGCGACTTTCACCTTTAATACCTCAACCTCTTTCCGCAGTTCGGCGAGAGTCTTAGCCGTGTCTTGGCAAGTTGACGCTAAACACGGCGGGTCGGCCTCCGGCTGGCTGGAGACGACGGCTTGAATGATCAGCAGGTTCTGCCCGATTCCGAGCAAGAAATTACCGAGAATTCCAAGTTGGTCAGCATTAAGCCCCTTCGACAAAAAAATGGCTAAAATTGCTGCCAGTGTAACTTGCTCATCAGGTCCCAGCGAAAAAAATGCAGACTGTTCCATTACGAGTGCCTCACACTAGTTGATTTGCGTTGCATACACGACGTAGGGTATTCACATCATTCTATGCCATTGCAATGCCAAGGTGCGATTCGAACAACAAACAAAAAGAGAAAGTCTTCCGGCGCGCCGGAAGACTTTCTCTTTGGTTACAGCTTGCCGCTGCCAATATCCATCAGGGTACGGGTCAACAAATACAGACGGGGGACGACGCTGTTGAGCTCAATGTATTCGTCCGGATTGTGGTCATTGCCTCCGACGATGCCGAGGCCGTCGACTGCGATAGCGCCGACGATGGCGGCGTAGTTGGCGTCAGAGCCGCCGCCCGAGCCTTCAACCTTGAGCGTCATTCCGAGCTCATCAGCATAGATCTTTTGCATGCTGGCAACGAGAGCATCGGTTTTATCATTTTTGGAGAAGGGCGGTCGTCCGCGGAACAAATCGAATTTGATTTTAGTATCAGGGATAAGTGTAGAGGCAGCAATCTTCTGGGCGTCGCTCATGATGCGGTCATACTCTTCGGGGTACATGACCCGGATATCGGCTTGCGCCCAAGCGTAGTCGGGAATAACATTGACCGGAGTTTTGGTTTTGTCGAGCAGGGTCCAGTTGACTGTGGTCATTTTCTCGGCATTGCCCAAATTAGAGAGCTGGACAATCTGATGCGCCAGCTCGACAGTGGCGTTACGGCCTTTTTCCGGTTCAATGCCAGCGTGGGCGTTACGGCCGGATACTTCCATGGTCAGGCGGCCAATGCCTTTTCGCCAGTTCATCACCGCATCACCAGGAATTCCCGGCTCAACCGATAAGGCGTATTTATGCAGCTTTGCTTGTTGCATGATGACTTCGCGAGACATGAGCGAGCTTTTTTCTTCGTCCGGGTTAATGACAAACGTAATGCGATCATAATCCTGGAAATTCATCTCTTTTAATAGGCTGAGCGCATGCAGAACTAGGGTCATACCGCCTTTTTCGTCAGATACGCCTGGCCCGTAGGCTTTGTCGCCATCAATTCGGAAGGGGCGCTTCTCGGCTGTGCCGGCTGCCCAAACGGTGTCAGCGTGGGCGAGGAGCAAGGCAGTGCCTTTGCCGGTGCCGCGGAAGGTGGCAACAATGTTATAGCCTGCTTGTGGCTTAGCGACTTCTTGGTATTCAACTTCTGCTCCCAGCTCTTTCAGGCGCTCAATCAGCAGACCCTGATACTTTTTCAGGCCGGGCTCATAGGTGCTGCCGCTGTCAATGTTGACAAAAGCGGCTAGATCGGCCAATAAAGTGTCTTTTTGGACAACACACTTTTCATAGAGGGCATCATTGCGGGCAGCTTGCGCCTGCGGTAAGATACTGCAAATGAGAAATAGGATGGTTAATGTGACTGCCAGCGATTTTGCGAGTCTGCCGGAATACCGTGTCATTAACAACACTCCTTTTTGTGCTGCATGATTGCAGCCTGTTTCAATAACTATTTTCTGTAATTAAAAGGAAAATCCTCCCGGACGAATGTAAATTCGCGCTTTACGGAGGACCGATTATAGAAAAGGCTTATTAAGTGTGTTTCAAAAACACGCAACCATAGAAATGGAGGCTGTTAGAAAATGTCCAGATGCTAGGCGTGACGAGGATTACGCCGCGCCGCGTACGCGGGGTACGCAAGCAAGTAACCGCAGGAGCAACAACGCAGATGGGCGTTTTGTAACAGCCTCATTATAACTTTATCGAAACCTGGAGAAAGTCATGCTCCTGGCAAGAGTATTCACGACAGGCACTAGGACGTCTAGACCAGATGGAACAGCCTGTGGACGTCAAGTAATAGCATTCACCGTTTTCTCGTTTTGCCAAAAAGGCAAGGGCGTCAGGATCGATGCTTTGCGAATAGTCCTCATGGTTTTTAAGACGTAGGCGCTCTGATGGGCTAAGATAGACCAGGAACTCTTTGCAGCAGTCTTTGTTCTTGCAACTGGTACATGCCTCAACGATCACATCAGTACAGGCAGGCTCTTGATCGGCAGATTTGCTCATTCAACAGGCCTCCATTCGATGTTGCTTGTGTAAAGGGACTTTCAACTGTATGTAATATCGTTCTCTGTTCCGCGCTGGTATCCTTTTCCATTGCGAAAGTCTTTTCTTCCTGGCGGCAGTGCTGCTCTTAAGGAAGGGTTGCTCACAGTCTTTGGCGAAGTTAAGAAAGAATCTTGATAGACGATAGGAGTGTAATATTTTGCGCTTTCTTCATACATCTGACTGGCATTTAGGACGCATCTTTCATGGCGTCCATTTGACCGAGGATCAGGCAGTTGTCCTGGATCAGTTCGTGAACTTGGTCGGTGATAGCAAACCAGACGCAGTGGTCATCGCTGGCGATGTGTTCGACCGGGCGGTACCACCGCCGGAAGCAGTGCAGCTGCTCGACGAAACGCTGTCGCGGATTCTGCTCGACTACCAGATACCTGTGATCATGATCGCCGGTAATCACGACAGCCCGGAACGGCTGGGGTTTGGCAATCGCCTGTTGTCCCGCCAAGGGCTTCATGTGGTTGGCCCGCTGGCATCGATGAACGATCCCGTAGTGATCAATGATGCGGCCGGGCCGGTGTACTTCTTGCCTATGCCGTATGCCGAATCGGCTGTCGTGCGCTCACTGCTGGATGAAAATGCGGCTGATTGCGAGCGGGCGATGCAGGCGCAGATCAATCATGTTTTGCGGCAGGTCCCGGCTGACGCGAGGACGGTAGCGATTGCTCACTCGTTCATCAGCGGTGGAGAATCAAGCGAGTCAGAGCGGTTTCTTTCGGTCGGTGGGGTAGAAACGGTGACGGCAGGGGTATTTTCGCGTTTCAACTATACTGCGCTTGGGCATCTGCATAAACCGCAGACAGTGGGCAAGCCAAATATTCGCTATTCGGGTTCGCTGCTAAAATACTCGTTTTCAGAGTCGGATCATGAGAAGGGGCTATACCTAGTCGACATCAATCAGCAAGGCGAGGTTTCAACAGAAAGAATCAAGCTGGCTCCCAGAAGAGATGTACGCTGTGTGGAGGGGATGCTGGAAGATTTCTTGAAGAGACCGAAGTTAGGTGAGTCGGTTGAAGATTATCTACAGATTACTCTGCAGGATGATGGGCCGGTACTGGATCCGATGGGCCGTCTGCGGGCGATCTATCCGAATGTGCTGGAAATCCAGCGAACTCAGTTGAACGCCACTGGTGAGCTGCGTGGTCCGGTTGCCGACCATCGCCGCCTGACTGATCATGATCTGTTTGCCTCATTTTTTGAGCAAGTTACAGGGGTTAAACTGAACAGCGAGCAGGAGGCTGGCTTTGCCGCTGCTCTTGAGGAAGTTTATCGAGACCGCCGGGAGGTGGCAGGATGAAGCCAGTCACTTTAACTATGCATGCTTTCGGTCCATATGCCGACAAACAGGAACTCGACTTTCGCGAACTGCAAGACCGCTCATTTTTTCTGATTCATGGACCAACCGGCTCTGGCAAAACCACGATTTTGGATGCGATGTGCTACGCCTTGTATGGCGATACCAGCGGCGCGGTTCGCGACGGCAAAGCGATGCGCAGCGATCACGCCAGTGAGGATCAGCTTACCCAGGTCTGCTTTGACTTTGCTATTGGCGAGGCGATTTATCGGGTGGAGCGCCGACCGGAGCAAGAACGTCCCAAGAAGAGTGGTCAGGGAAAAACTAAGGTCAAACCGGAAGCCACGCTATGGCGCTTGGTCGGCGACCAGGAAGAGGTGCTGGAAACCGGATGGGAAGCAGTGACTCGTTATGTGGAGCGGCTGCTAGGCTTCAAGAGCAGTCAATTCCGTCAGGTAGTGCTGCTGCCACAGGGAGATTTTCGCCGACTATTGACGGCAAATTCCGCAGAACGCCAGGAAATTATGCAGACTCTGTTTAAAACTGAGCTGTTTCAAATTATTGAGGAAAAGCTCAAGAGTAAAGCCCAAGAGCTGAAGCAACAGTATGACGTCTCGAGCCAAGAAGCGAACTGGGTTCTCAAAGAAGCGGCGGCCGGCTCCGGCGAAGAGCTGAGCTTACGGCTGAATGCCGATCGCGAGCAGGCGATTCGCTTGTCTGCCGCATTGGGACAAGCCGACCAAGAGCTTAAACAGGCCCGGGAAAAGCTGACACAAGGCCAGATGCTGCAAGCCAAGTTTGCCGAGGCGGCGGCTGCCGCGCAGGCGTTGCAAGGCCTGGAGGAAAAGCTGCCGCAGGTTAGCCAACAACGTGAAGAATTGGCAAATGGACTCAAGGCGGCGGCGCTTATCGACGCCGAGCGGGCTGTGGCTATATTGGCCGCTGATGTCGAGAAAGGAAAGTCAGATGTTGCCCATATAAGTGAGAAGTTCGAGCTGGCGGTAAGCCGGCAAACGGAAGC
The genomic region above belongs to Anaerosporomusa subterranea and contains:
- a CDS encoding amino acid ABC transporter substrate-binding protein; protein product: MKKIIGLVLLVIMAGAIFAGCGGADTKAPAAQTKKKIVIGLDDSFPPMGFRDDKNNIVGFDIDMAKEAAKRLNVEVEFKPIDWSAKEMELNGKRIDALWNAMNITEERKKNVLFSDPYMESKQLIFVLAGSPIKGAADLAGKAVGVQESSIGDEVVSKDAKLKASLKDLKKYPDCIAAFLDLKAGRIDAIVTDEILGRYYMSKEAGKYVAIEKPMGEVGVYGVGFRKDDKELRDKVQAALNEMKKDGTSAKISKQWFGADIVR
- a CDS encoding HD domain-containing protein, which codes for MSAKTRGEIILNKYERLKQQIAFIVEIDKMKSIYRQNYITQGSRNETDAEHSWHLAVMAMLLAEHTDMVVDPVRALKMVLVHDLVEIDAGDTYCYDQQGLLDKEEREEKAAERLFGMLPPDQADEFTTLWQEFEARVTPEARFADAIDRLQPLLLQYHTDGRSWHEHGISSSKVVERNKRTKEISADLATLVDEIIEDSIRQGFLPR
- a CDS encoding glutamate carboxypeptidase, whose translation is MTRYSGRLAKSLAVTLTILFLICSILPQAQAARNDALYEKCVVQKDTLLADLAAFVNIDSGSTYEPGLKKYQGLLIERLKELGAEVEYQEVAKPQAGYNIVATFRGTGKGTALLLAHADTVWAAGTAEKRPFRIDGDKAYGPGVSDEKGGMTLVLHALSLLKEMNFQDYDRITFVINPDEEKSSLMSREVIMQQAKLHKYALSVEPGIPGDAVMNWRKGIGRLTMEVSGRNAHAGIEPEKGRNATVELAHQIVQLSNLGNAEKMTTVNWTLLDKTKTPVNVIPDYAWAQADIRVMYPEEYDRIMSDAQKIAASTLIPDTKIKFDLFRGRPPFSKNDKTDALVASMQKIYADELGMTLKVEGSGGGSDANYAAIVGAIAVDGLGIVGGNDHNPDEYIELNSVVPRLYLLTRTLMDIGSGKL
- a CDS encoding YkgJ family cysteine cluster protein, with product MSKSADQEPACTDVIVEACTSCKNKDCCKEFLVYLSPSERLRLKNHEDYSQSIDPDALAFLAKRENGECYYLTSTGCSIWSRRPSACREYSCQEHDFLQVSIKL
- a CDS encoding exonuclease SbcCD subunit D; its protein translation is MRFLHTSDWHLGRIFHGVHLTEDQAVVLDQFVNLVGDSKPDAVVIAGDVFDRAVPPPEAVQLLDETLSRILLDYQIPVIMIAGNHDSPERLGFGNRLLSRQGLHVVGPLASMNDPVVINDAAGPVYFLPMPYAESAVVRSLLDENAADCERAMQAQINHVLRQVPADARTVAIAHSFISGGESSESERFLSVGGVETVTAGVFSRFNYTALGHLHKPQTVGKPNIRYSGSLLKYSFSESDHEKGLYLVDINQQGEVSTERIKLAPRRDVRCVEGMLEDFLKRPKLGESVEDYLQITLQDDGPVLDPMGRLRAIYPNVLEIQRTQLNATGELRGPVADHRRLTDHDLFASFFEQVTGVKLNSEQEAGFAAALEEVYRDRREVAG